The proteins below are encoded in one region of Triticum aestivum cultivar Chinese Spring chromosome 1B, IWGSC CS RefSeq v2.1, whole genome shotgun sequence:
- the LOC123096967 gene encoding uncharacterized protein, with amino-acid sequence MACFDITKGLCEELNTMINMYRWSQVDKENKVHWISWEKLTRGNKSGGLRFRELYAFNLAMLARQAWRLIQNPSSLCAQVLSARYYPNGSILEAIPTRGISYTWRSILKGVELPKKGIIWRIGTGEHINIWEDPWIPRNNARKVISHKGNYLITRVSELINPMTNSWDEDLVKQTFVPEDVRIILQIPIQEHIDDFIAWHFNKKGTFSVKSAYRVAIQSAARESRTRLTSSSSADEGQGEFDWQKLWSLPLPNKVLHFLWRLSTNSLPVRAKLQMRGTPIPAAGDSSLEMSKVGRWLQGQSIWYISQMLCMLKLWPCCMP; translated from the exons ATGGCCTGTTTTGACATCACTAAGGGACTATGTGAAGAACTGAACACCATGATCAACATGTACCGGTGGAGTCAAGTTGATAAAGAAAACAAAGTGCATTGGATAAGCTGGGAGAAATTAACAAGAGGGAATAAAAGTGGGGGCCTGAGATTTAGGGAACTCTATGCTTTCAACCTAGCCATGTTAGCAAGGCAAGCATGGAGGCTGATTCAAAACCCTTCCTCTTTATGTGCACAAGTTCTCTCAGCAAGATACTACCCAAATGGGTCAATTCTGGAAGCAATCCCAACTCGCGGCATCTCATATACATGGCGTAGTATTCTTAAGGGAGTTGAGCTTCCGAAAAAAGGAATCATTTGGAGAATCGGTACCGGTGAGCACATTAATATATGGGAAGATCCATGGATCCCAAGGAACAATGCAAGAAAGGTAATCAGCCACAAAGGAAATTATTTAATCACTAGGGTGAGTGAGTTGATTAATCCTATGACAAATAGTTGGGATGAGGATTTGGTCAAGCAGACCTTTGTTCCAGAAGATGTAAGAATCATACTTCAAATCCCAATTCAAGAACACATCGACGACTTTATAGCATGGCACTTCAACAAGAAAGGTACCTTTTCTGTTAAATCTGCCTATAGAGTAGCAATACAAAGTGCAGCTCGGGAGTCCAGGACAAGACTAACTTCCTCCTCAAGTGCAGATGAGGGACAAGGTGAATTTGATTGGCAAAAACTATGGTCGCTTCCCCTCCCGAATAAAGTGCTTCACTTCTTATGGCGATTATCTACGAACAGCCTTCCAGTACGGGCGAAGTTACAAATGAGAG GGACACCAATTCCGGCGGCTGGGGATTCGTCATTAGAGATGAGCAAGGTAGGGCGATGGCTGCAGGGGCAGTCAATTTGGTACATATCTCAGATGCTCTGCATGCTGAAGCTTTGGCCTTGTTGTATGCCATAA
- the LOC123142072 gene encoding calcineurin B-like protein 4 — MGCVSSSPRRSRRAPGYEEPAVLASQTSFTVNEVEALYELYKKLSYSIFKDGLIHKEEFQLALFRTSKGPSLFADRVFDLFDLKRNGVIEFGEFVRSLSIFHPKAPESDKTAFAFKLYDLRGTGYIEKEELREMVVALLDESDLCISDSAVEEIVDNTFSQADSNGDDRIDPKEWEEFVKKNPASLRNMSLPYLQDITTAFPSFVMHSEADDYSGISK, encoded by the exons ATGGGCTGCGTGTCGTCGTCGCCGAGGCGGTCCAGGCGCGCGCCGGGGTACGaggagcccgccgtcctcgcctcCCAGACCTCCT TCACGGTGAACGAGGTGGAGGCGCTGTACGAGCTCTACAAGAAGCTCAGCTACTCCATCTTCAAGGACGGCCTCATCCACAAG GAGGAGTTCCAGCTCGCCCTCTTCAGGACCAGCAAAGGGCCGAGCCTGTTCGCGGACAGGGTGTTCGACCTCTTCGATCTCAAGCGCAACGGCGTCATCGAGTTCGGCGAGTTCGTGCGCTCGCTCAGCATCTTCCACCCCAAAGCGCCTGAATCGGACAAGACCGCGT ttgcattCAAGTTGTATGATTTGAGGGGGACAGGCTACATCGAGAAAGAAGAG CTCCGGGAGATGGTGGTAGCACTGCTCGACGAGTCCGACCTGTGCATCTCCGATAGCGCAGTCGAGGAGATCGTTGACAAT ACGTTCAGTCAAGCAGACTCGAATGGCGATGACAGGATAGACcccaaggagtgggaggagttcGTCAAGAAGAACCCAGCATCGCTGAGGAACATGTCACTGCCCTATCTCCA GGACATTACAACGGCGTTTCCGAGCTTTGTGATGCATTCGGAAGCCGACGATTACAGCGGAATCAGCAAATAA